Genomic segment of Sebastes umbrosus isolate fSebUmb1 chromosome 22, fSebUmb1.pri, whole genome shotgun sequence:
AAACACACATAAGAAGAAGTGAGATTAGTGACGGAAACTAAACATTGGTGTTGTTAAGGTGTTGCATGTGGAGTTTTTTGCATGAGGCgattccacattggcttcaacATTCAGCCATTGCTTTTGACCCTTTTCTGCACCACTACCATAAagcatgttttctccactagcaGCTACCTTCCTCCTGGAGCTGTGTCACGGTCCCGTTAGTTTCAGAAAGCTGAGTCTCTAAggccttcctctcctcctcgctcTTCTCCAGCTGCTCTCTCAGGTTCTGCAGCTCAGAGACGACACCTCTCTCTTTTACCTGAAAACAGGGATTAAAGAATCAGAGGAAAGGATGAAGAACATGTATAGACCATTTTGCTCTAGTATCACCCCATCTACACAAACCTGGTCCTGGTAACGGCGTTGTATATCCCACAGGGCCGTGCTGATGCTGGAGATCTGCTCCAGcgcctgctgcagctgcaggccGGTCTCTGAGCTCCGCGTCAGCATCACGCTCTCTTTCTTCTGCACCAACATCTGACAAGACAAATTCACCTTTTTGACTATGATTATCCACTTCtacgaaaatgtgaaaaagaaatCCATTAATGACAATGAGCCACAATTAAGAGGAAAACTAAAGTGAGATCTGAATGGCTGGCTGTTAATTTTCTCCCCCAGGAGGTTGTCACAATGCAGAGAGTGTTTTCAAACCGCCGTTTGACTGAACAATGACTCCGAATTACTCATCGGCTTCATTGAAGAGTAGCAACAATGCAAACAGGATGATTTAGCCATGAGACAAAGCCTAATttttcccactttatgataagtGGCTTGtaagaaaaaatggaaaatgtcaaGCTTTGCCTTGATTCACTGACAAAATCAGATTCTTTCTTCTAcggtgtgacaaataaataccaCAAATTTAGAGATAATAGATGATCCGAGTgctataaacaaacattttgttattttgcatGAGCTTCTGTGATGTTTAATATTGTATCTACAGGTGAACATGTGGGTATTGGTcagttagattagattagacaACGCTATTAATCCTCAAAGGGATGCTAGTTTGGTTTCCAATGCACATCAAGTCACAGCAGACAACATATGAAAGACATACCGCCATTAACACGTATTCAAATACCACAAACCCATTTGTGGAAGGGTTTTCTGGgacaaatgtgaagacattttcaaaatcagtcaaaccgtttggctgaaatATCAGCTTTTCTTATCATATCATATCTCAGTTCTGGGCACAATTATTGTTTTTGCAATATATTACATATAGCATGATAAGAAAATGgttgtatctcagaaactacaaggagcacaatcaagtatttgatatctatgaactcataacaagttgaatatcaaagatatgcacacatatgcagtgtaaacaaaatatttcatatagaaaatgtgtttaataaacacaatgtttttcttgtttttcctcattttaaaaaaaacccgattttgaataataataaaagtgtgatttttcatgtgatctaaaaatttcAAATTTGTACTGTtggatacttgcccaaagtatgtctgcGCCAAATTGTAAGACTTAAGACCAATCAGTGCAAAtgtttttccttatcatactaaatatagtcttagGGCACAACTGGGTTAAAGtagcatgtatatatatatatgtatttttttttatatatttaccaGCGATCAAGAAATATACAAAAGGCCGATCATAACTGATGCGCCTGAAAAtatgacctgtttttattattttaattccagaaacagacacattttGAATATTGATTCCCCAAAAATATCAGAAtgatgtgtaatgtgtgtgtgtaattgtgtcATTGGCAGAAACAATATAACGGACATGATCTCAGTGTATTCATATTGGATTCATTGTTGTATTTGTGAGAGCAGGTCTATGATCAGAGAACAGGAAGTGTGATAAAAAGGTGGGttttcatttctgtgtttttagctTTAGTGAGCTCTGTTTCAGCACACGGCGCTCTGCAAACCACACCGCTCTAATCCCGGGTCTCCCTTCAGCGGAGAGAGCCATTTTCACACAGCAATTAGCACAATTATTTCATACACACAGACGCAACCAAACACACGGctacacaaagagacaaagacgcacacacacacacactccaaattgtttcctgttttgAGGCCCTGCGTCATTATACCGCCGCGCATCACAGAGGAGAGGTGTGAATGCTCGGTGTTttcaaaacacatgaaaacagaCAAATAGTAGTGCATACAAGAGGCATTCAGCGCAGGGGGGTCTTTTGCCATGAATTGAGAGTAAAGGggatgtggggggggggattgtGTGAACAGTTGGGGGTCCTTTTCACAGGTAAGGACCCCTGCGAGGCGGCCCATTGTGCGCCTGTCCGGTAAATGGAGGCCGCCGCGCACAAAGGCGACAATTGCTATATGCTCGGCAAAACATAAAGGTGTCAGACGAAGACAGGTTGTGCTTAAAGACCACTATTCTCCTCCAGCGGCAGTGATGACCGCTAATTATGGGGGAGGGAGGGGCGAAATGGGAAGGGGACGGGAACAGAGAGGCGTTTTTTGAAAGAGAAGGCCTTCATTATgggagcagctgtgtgtgtgtgcgtgtgtgtttgggtaTGTGGATTTTAAGTGAATTGGTGTTTTTACAGCTTGTGTCTGCttttgtcttgtgtgtgtgtgaaagcttTGCCTCACACAGATTTGACCAAAGTGTCATCGGTGTGAAAACAGAGAATGGAGATCTCCTTCTCCTGTCCCGCCACGTCAGCTGACAgcggaagtgtgtgtgtgtgtgtgtgtccgtctgtTTCGCCGTAGCCGCCCGAAGGTCAGCGCTCCCAACACTCGCGCTCCCTTCCCGCGGCACGACCTGTCACCCTCAGTatccataggtgtgaatgtatgacaaaatgttttgtgtgacgtgcagacaacacacacacacacacacacacacacacacatataggcaCGCCACGCGCTCACACCTGGTGGGCGAAGACTTCAGCGTGCTGCCGGAGGccctgctccagctccagcttctGAGACATTTCTGTGAACTCCTCGGTGACGAGCTGGGACActgtgcataaacacacacacacacacacaaaattaaGTGGTATTTACGATGGCATTCATGATGTTTTTGACGgagaaactgaaaatgaaatgattcaTTGCTTAATAGATTAGTCAATCTGCagaaaattaaacacatttgatAATAAACTAATCATCTTGAGTCATTTATGaagcaaaaatgtcatttatttactcatttaagTCTCTCAAattatgaggatttgctgctttttttctgtcattacaGTCACAAttacatgacacacacacacattcattgtaTTGATTTGGCACCAGAAATCTGagagacagatatctcaaaTCCAAAACTgtgtgtagggctgcaactaattattttcttgattaatggattagttttttgatctataaaatgtcaggaaatgttgatcagtgtttcccaaacccccaaacgtcctcaaatgtcttgttttgtccacagatatttagtttactgtcatagaggagtaaagaaaccagaaaatattcacatttaagaaactggaatcagagaatttgggcttctttgtcttaaaaaatgactcaaacggattatcaaaacagttggagattaatttaatagttgactaatcgattaataattGCAGCTCTATTTGTGTGGTTAGATATCACTACATGGAAgaccaaatgtttttttaaatttgggtGAAAGGACACTTTAAATACCTTCTTtagattttggactgttggatgGACGAAACAAAAAATGGAAGCAAGAAAAGGCTATTTtcactatatatttttttttttttactttttccagatttaaaaacaaaaaaattatagataaataaataatgaaaataattatcagcTGCAGTCTAAATGTAACGAGGACTCACCGCGTTTGATTTTATTCATGGTTTTGCTCTGTTTGCCCATTTTCCTCAGTATGGCCTCTTTCTCCTCGACCTCCAGAGTGAGCTAAGAGAAAACAGACTGTAATGAGACTCCATgtacgcacacacgcacacaaacacacacacagacacacacacacacacacacacacacacacacacacagtaatgtaCCTGCTCTCGGAGTAGGACCTGCTCTTTAGTCAGATCCTCCACTTGTTGCTCCAGCTGCAGCTTCTCAGCCAGCAGACCGTCCACTGACGCCTGCAGCTCTGAAACATGTTTATGATGAGTTATAGTTTGCCTATGATGCTGATCTGATTATGCATGATTTTGGAGCACCTTAGTATGGAAAAATATGGAACAAAAATTATAGgggaaaaatgttttaaatgtttctccTGTAAGGTTTGGATAGGGAACACCGTGGGACCAAATCgctatatataaattatataataaatacatgaattaaCTGCAATTAAATGGCTTTGTTCTTCAACTAAttggctgaaataaaaaaaaatattttaagatTTATGATCACACTCCTTTGgcaatttattttcaatttgctTTACTGGGCAGACTAAAACAAACACTGCTGCACTGTTGTCTAACCTGCGATCTTGGCTTgatcctccagcagcagcgtCTCCTCACCGAAATCGACCACGTCGTCACCGTTAACCGCGGGGTCGGCCTCCGGGTCAAAGGTCGCGGCAGCCAAGTTTTCAGGCAGCTCGGGGATGAGCGGCATCAGCATCTGGCTCGTCCTCTTCAGGACTTTGTTCTCTTTGGTCACCTAGGCAACAGAGGGGACTATGGCGAGTCTGGACGTTCATCGTTAatctattatatataatatatatattatacggTTATCATGTGACGTACAGTACGTGAAGCCACTTCTTACTTCAGTCTCCTGACATGtcagaagaggaaaggaaaggacacaaaatgaaacaaaaggacaaaaagaAGTAAAGAAAAGAGCATAGCAAAGAAAAGTGAAGGAAACGACAGGACGGTAAAGGAATGAAAAGGAAACGTTAAAGAAAGGACGTATGGAAATGTGGGAGAGGGCACAAGAAAAGAAAGGATAGGAAAGGATATACAGCGGGAAAGGAAATGGCATGGgggaaaaagggagggaaaggacataggaaaggaaaggagcaACACTACAGTAGTAAAAAGACATACTTTGACAGCCAGCGCCTCAGCACTCTCCCTGCAGGAGCGTTCAATCTGGAACTGCATCTCCAGCACATTTATCTCTTTCAAGAGCTGATTGGAGGCTGCAAAATGAAAGGAGGAGAGATGTTAGTCATGGTCATCTCAAGAGACGAGAGATTTGAACTAAATCACACAAAATCAACCTGAaatttaagattattttaaaCCATTTCTGTGTGAAATTTGCACATCTATAACTGAATAAATTACTCTCACCTTCCTCCAGTTCAGACAGTCTCTGATTGGCTTCATCCCTCTGAATTTCCAGGATCTCACACtaacaagaacaacaacaagcaAAAACCGGAGAAAAAGATCACAACAAGTTGATgtattttattcacattttattattttataatcagATGATTGAGGCACCAAAATTGCATTTTGTCCTGTAATCAAGTTtgttttagagctttttttaattcagcaaTTTATTTCTTACTTAAAATATGTGATCTGTGAAGGCAAAATAATATGTTTCCTCTGATTAAACAtcacacatatttattttttttagcatcaCATGGGAATATTACAGCAGGATATTCAGCGTTTCCTCCCATATTGATTGTCTCAGTTGCACATTACAAAGTGGCATTAATTAGCCGGGAATTTACTGCCTGTCACTAAAAGTGATACCTGAATGACTCCCTCGTCTTCGGAGGATAAATCACTCTCTCCGTCAGACTCTGTGGGGAAAAGAAAACCATCTTATCTTCACGCAACAGGCAGATTGTCAAACCGAGAACCGAGAAGACCCTCAGCTGGGAGGCGACATAATCAAAAGGTCCTCACATCCTGTCTGTGCGACTGCAAGAGGAACTTCACGAGGCCGTCTGAAGGAGGTCAGCGAGAGAAATACAGGAAGTGAAATCACAGTTTCACTTTCTGTGACCTCTGATTCACAGGAGTTTCCTGCTATACTTCACTTTGTCCAACAAACTGAGAGCTTTGAGTTCTTTAAGCAattgtttggcattttgggaaaGATGCTAAATAGCCAACCAAGAACCAGTCCAGCACATAATCCCCATCATTTTTAAACTATACACTGTTTTTGTGCGCATTAAACAAACAAGGCATGTTAAACTAgtgaactttagaggtgctggtaggcagattttgttttgttttgtccacagatatttagtttactgtcatagaggagtaaagaaaccagaaaatattcacattcaagaagctggaatcagaggaaTTTACCTTCTTTGTCTTAAAAAAtcactcaaaccgattatcaaaacagttggcgattaatttaatagttgactaatcgattaatcattgcagctctatctGTGTGGCTAGATATCACTACATGGAAGACcaaatgttttttgtaatttgggtgaaatgacactttaaataccttctttaggttttggacaaAAAATGGAAGCAAGAAAAGgctattttcacaattttttttttaactttttctagatttaattaattaattttaaattataGATAAataactagttaactagtgaactttagaggtgctggtgggcAGATTTTGCTATCTTTGGACagacaggctagctgtttccctctgtttccagcctttgtgctaagctaagctcacTGGCCGGTAGCTGTGGCTTCATATTTACAGGACAGATATGAGAATGATGAATTAGTGTATTTAGTGGTTAAACATAAACCCcatgctgtgtctcaatttggaTGCTTCCGTTCGTAGCCTACACTCCCATGTAGTAAACTGTGTGCACTATATGTACTAGTGTGTGAATTTCGACAGGGTAGTGCGAGTGTCTCTACTTGATTTACATTTGTATAGTGCGTTGTTCACCAGTGCAACCGGAACCGCTGCTGGAAcctccccttccgctacgtataCAAGATGGTAACGGCTGAGGGTGAGAAGTGTCCAGCGATCCACTTCCATGAGTTATGAATACACCATTtgtactgcattttgccatacgtatgcactcaaaatagcaagtATGGAAGTATGGAAGTATGCAAATTGAGATATAGcaccagtctttatgctaagctgcGTTAaacggctgctggctgtagctgcatatttaacagacagacatgagagtggtattgatcttctgaTCTAACTCTCATCAGGAAAATGAATTAGCATATTGTGAACTTTTACTGTAATGAAgcattgattcattcattccagCTAATATTTTATTCAAGCACTGTTTTGGGATTTCTTAAAGCAATTTTAAATGAGCGTGTtggaaataatcaaataaagatcactgaaagaaccatttaaaaaaactataaaacttgCTTTTATTGAATGAACTGCACAAAAGGGAAGCATTTTGTTGTTCATTAAAAAGGTAACCTTCAACTTTTGCACCAAATCTccaaaattcaataaataaataaaatccccTGATTATTTTACTCCACAAATCCACAGTAAATAACATAATTTACTGAAAGGTGATCATGCGACTAAAATAAGTATCTCAGCACCAGTTCATATCCATATTATCAAGTCTTACCTGCCACTGCATTGTCTTCACCTTGCACCCACATGCTGCCGTCTGCACAGTTTTCAAGTTTTTATCTCcagcacaaacaaaaaacagtctTCTGTCTGAGCAGCGGTCGGCTTATAGGAAACAAGTAGGAATTTCTGCTTAAACCCTCCCCCAGTGCCTCAAACTCAAAAAGAGGAACTTTTTCCTTACTCCTTTCAGCCAAAAGACGATCCTAATCATCACAGTGTAATGTAGATTTATAGCCTAAtacatcaaatatgaataatatttgCTGAGTTAGAGGTGAAGTGAGTTAGAGGACGAGGTGTTTGAACTTTTCCCCCCTTTTCATGCAGCGAAAAGAGGAAAATGTAGCCTCTGTCCATGCATGTGGTCTCTAAGGGACGACACTGTCTCTCTACTGCAAGATCAATGTCACTCAAGCAGCCGGAGCGAGGGCGAAGCTGCTTTTACTCCTCTATTAGCATCTGTGCTCAGAGTTCATGACCTTTGAAACATCGGACCTGCCATGGGAACCAAATTCTGGGTGATAAATCAGGAGATGACGGTGACAGTGATGATGTCGATGACACACATTGCTCCTCTATGAATAATTTAAAAACTTCTACTTCGTGTATTATTTATTCACCTGCCTTCCAGGAGTTTATTTCTACAAGTATGTAGAGAGGTTGGTCAGGGTTAAGTACAACTCGTCTTTAAACTGTTAGCGGTTGACTTAGCCGCCTTGGTGCTCCGGATGGGATCCCCATCGGTTCCTAAAAGCAgctcacaaatatatttttttcatttttaaaacaggCTCAGTAATtttctaaaacagctgggcactgtagtttttaataatcataactcaaacaggaggaaatgggGCATTTgtcggggactattttcagcggtggaTGAATACACATTTAGCTCTCTAGTAAGTATTTTACAGCAACAGGACTGTATGTGTGCGTTTGACCCCAAATAAACAGTGTCCacgttcatggtaatgaaggaacattaATGTGCACATGGTGCTCTAGATTATTtctataaaattaaaaaaatattcgttaaacattcacattttgtgCTGAAACGCGCCAATGTTCAATAGCGGCCTCGAATAGctactttttaaatattaaatcaaatttttaaCGATGATATTGGCTGCAAGATTTCTTTATTTGCAACACAAACATGGGACAATAACTATCTTTAATCATGGTCTAatctaaaataatcaaaagaccTCATTCgtatttttgcttttaaatcACCTTCAACGTGCACACGGACCACCTGCTAAGCCGAAGGATAAAAAGCTGCGGTGATTCATGCCAGTGACGTCCTTGTGATTTAATGagtcttttctctctcagtgtgtTGCTCTCTTTACAGGCACCACCTGAGCACCAAAACCTCCTCCAGCCTGTCACCCCGACCTTTACTAATGATTCTTCACCATGTTAATAAAGGTGAAATTGTCACTTAACATTAGCTGTTGTCTGGTGTGTCTTTCAGTGGGCAACATTGTCAGAAAACTCCTCATTAAAACTGGGCCTATTGAGAAATCTAGTATTTTCTGTAGTAATCTTCTCTGTAAGGCGTGGCAGTATGACAAatacaggcttttttttttttatcaatatatatatatatatatcaatattgcCGCAATATCATCTTATAATTGGCattttattctataaaatataaatggacaaaacaagccTAAATGTTGTCAGCAAGACCAACACTGAGGTCATGTGCTCAGTATTTGTTTCTGGGACTTCTGGAGTTTTTAGCAACCTGTTGGGAGTTCGTTAAAAACTACTGCTAACTGGTATTAAGTCGGACTTTTTGGCATTTATTAGTAATATATAactattttaaaaatgctttatgacatgtttaacaatatgaaataataataataataataataataataataataataataataatacaaaattgaTTCAGCATTTACCTAACTGTGgaatcaaaaatcaaaatatctattt
This window contains:
- the shtn2 gene encoding shootin-1 isoform X1 produces the protein MWVQGEDNAVAESDGESDLSSEDEGVIQCEILEIQRDEANQRLSELEEASNQLLKEINVLEMQFQIERSCRESAEALAVKVTKENKVLKRTSQMLMPLIPELPENLAAATFDPEADPAVNGDDVVDFGEETLLLEDQAKIAELQASVDGLLAEKLQLEQQVEDLTKEQVLLREQLTLEVEEKEAILRKMGKQSKTMNKIKRVSQLVTEEFTEMSQKLELEQGLRQHAEVFAHQMLVQKKESVMLTRSSETGLQLQQALEQISSISTALWDIQRRYQDQVKERGVVSELQNLREQLEKSEEERKALETQLSETNGTVTQLQEEVRQLQDTLSKKDVTDEPEEKTTPAPPPPPPPPPPPPPPPPPPPTAVINPLDLLRSRRKERAGKADQNKEAAPLLDMKTKAVDEMMARIKKGIRLRPITRIQEDDSSWKDQRSENRKSAVLELKGMLDNMKVQHHRRVPSRRGMGRNIGAPELLQVLQRRRRAMGEHQDQTQDPQAGAQCVPAAGDRPWAGESGSAPVLRRLRQNREKRDSRIRASALIVSQEK
- the shtn2 gene encoding shootin-1 isoform X2, which gives rise to MWVQGEDNAVAESDGESDLSSEDEGVIQCEILEIQRDEANQRLSELEEASNQLLKEINVLEMQFQIERSCRESAEALAVKVTKENKVLKRTSQMLMPLIPELPENLAAATFDPEADPAVNGDDVVDFGEETLLLEDQAKIAELQASVDGLLAEKLQLEQQVEDLTKEQVLLREQLTLEVEEKEAILRKMGKQSKTMNKIKRVSQLVTEEFTEMSQKLELEQGLRQHAEVFAHQMLVQKKESVMLTRSSETGLQLQQALEQISSISTALWDIQRRYQDQVKERGVVSELQNLREQLEKSEEERKALETQLSETNGTVTQLQEEVRQLQDTLSKKDVTDEPEEKTTPAPPPPPPPPPPPPPPPPPPPTAVINPLDLLRSRRKERAGKADQNKAAPLLDMKTKAVDEMMARIKKGIRLRPITRIQEDDSSWKDQRSENRKSAVLELKGMLDNMKVQHHRRVPSRRGMGRNIGAPELLQVLQRRRRAMGEHQDQTQDPQAGAQCVPAAGDRPWAGESGSAPVLRRLRQNREKRDSRIRASALIVSQEK